Proteins encoded by one window of Cannabis sativa cultivar Pink pepper isolate KNU-18-1 chromosome 4, ASM2916894v1, whole genome shotgun sequence:
- the LOC115713088 gene encoding uncharacterized protein LOC115713088 yields MAMEEENIPAQVFYNPLQVTRGWEEYLELEVAKSNLNQNLHNRSILLIEMYSKSEPFDAWIPYLAANIFNLYVCKEKVDHENERTIDLITLSCLSIAWKSREKDFYIRMLKAKYKKLHTITQNMCLDMEFQILDALGSTPRSLRILTPIIFSHYFASIVKMNYSPHEHDALFCEIIVQCQSEYWVAKLRPSLIAALGALVISTLFSLKVFNKFYKALEKNQFITEDEFICYFPEMLKLFQKLKIDKEHRQVFDFPIKWKNNIKCASRFLIFTNMRIIEQPKLEVKLENCKKKK; encoded by the exons ATGGCTATGGAGGAGGAGAATATCCCAGCTCAAG ttttttacaaTCCACTTCAAGTCACACGGGGTTGGGAGGAATACTTGGAATTGGAGGTTGCAAAAAGTAATCTCAATCAAAATTTGCATAACAGATCAATTTTGCTTATAGAGATG TATTCTAAATCTGAACCATTTGATGCTTGGATTCCGTACCTAGCTGCAAATATTTTCAATCTCTATGTCTGTAAAGAAAAG gTTGACCATGAAAATGAAAGAACCATTGATCTCATTACGTTAAGTTGTCTTTCTATTGCTTGGAAGTCAAGGGAGAAAGATTTCTACATCCGTATGCTTAAg gcaaaatataaaaaactccATACTATAACACAGAATATGTGTTTAGATATGGAGTTTCAAATTCTCGATGCCCTTGGAAGTACTCCTAGGAGCTTAAGAATTCTTACTCCTATAATTTTCAGCCATTATTTCGCATCTATAGTGAAAATGAACTACAGTCCTCACGAGCATGATGCTTTATTTTGTGAGATTATAGTGCAATGCCAGAGTG AATATTGGGTGGCAAAGTTGAGGCCATCACTTATTGCAGCATTAGGTGCATTGGTGATTTCTACACTATTCTCTCTAAaagtttttaataaattttacaagGCGCTCGAAAAGAACCAATTTATCACAGAG GATGAGTTTATCTGTTATTTTCCCGAAATGTTGAAGCTATTTCAGAAACTCAAGATCGATAAAGAACATAGGCAGGTGTTTGATTTTCCAATCAAAtggaaaaataatatcaaatgtGCAAGTAGATTCTTGATATTCACAAATATGAGAATTATTGAACAGCCCAAGTTAGAAGTAAAGTTGGAAaattgcaagaaaaaaaaatga